The proteins below come from a single Parcubacteria group bacterium genomic window:
- a CDS encoding response regulator, producing MEDINQKSMEEILGEKKLVCIVDDDAMIREMYSTKFRLEGFDVISAVNGEEGLALIRERKPDVVLLDMLMPVKGGMEVLEEMKRDITIRTTPVVVLSNLSDEKTYNKVGKYDAHFYVVKALATPQKVVDIVHEVLHW from the coding sequence ATGGAAGATATCAACCAAAAAAGTATGGAAGAGATTCTTGGCGAAAAGAAGCTAGTCTGTATTGTTGATGACGACGCCATGATCAGAGAGATGTATTCGACAAAGTTTAGATTAGAAGGGTTTGACGTGATTAGCGCTGTCAACGGTGAGGAAGGTTTAGCACTTATCCGCGAGCGAAAACCGGACGTCGTTCTTTTGGATATGCTTATGCCGGTCAAAGGCGGGATGGAAGTTTTGGAAGAAATGAAAAGAGATATTACAATCAGAACTACCCCGGTGGTAGTCCTGAGCAATCTCAGTGATGAAAAGACTTATAATAAAGTAGGAAAATACGACGCGCATTTCTATGTAGTGAAAGCCCTGGCCACTCCGCAAAAAGTGGTGGATATCGTCCATGAAGTATTGCATTGGTAG
- a CDS encoding C39 family peptidase — protein MQKPQKLLLFFLGTLVIFGASFAIFRFKDKFIVTPLPPAVPYEATPAPQENIPTSSQSPTASSPTAPSTPVATATLPAEVNLKIPFTSQAPNQNWSAPYQEFCEEASTLMVASYINNQPINGPADADKKMLAIMDFEMKKFGYYQDTTADETATILREYFNLPKVEVVSDPTIEQIKTALAEGKAVIMPEAGRQLGNPNFQTPGPLYHMLVIKGYRKNGDFITNDPGTRKGADYIYKASTIMNANHDWNGGNVDTGRKVMIIVG, from the coding sequence ATGCAAAAACCACAAAAATTATTATTATTTTTTTTAGGCACACTTGTCATTTTTGGCGCCAGTTTTGCCATTTTTCGTTTTAAGGATAAATTCATCGTAACGCCCTTGCCACCGGCCGTTCCCTATGAAGCGACGCCGGCTCCCCAGGAAAATATTCCCACATCTTCACAATCGCCAACTGCCTCATCTCCAACCGCACCCTCGACGCCGGTAGCAACTGCCACTTTACCTGCTGAAGTCAATCTGAAAATTCCCTTCACTTCCCAAGCGCCCAATCAAAACTGGAGCGCGCCCTATCAAGAATTTTGTGAAGAGGCTTCGACACTGATGGTCGCGAGCTATATCAATAACCAACCAATCAACGGTCCCGCGGACGCCGACAAAAAAATGTTGGCGATTATGGATTTTGAGATGAAAAAATTCGGCTACTATCAAGACACGACTGCGGATGAAACGGCCACAATTTTGCGGGAATATTTTAACTTGCCGAAAGTGGAAGTGGTGAGTGATCCGACTATCGAGCAAATCAAGACAGCGCTTGCAGAAGGCAAAGCAGTGATTATGCCAGAAGCCGGCAGACAACTGGGCAATCCCAATTTTCAAACTCCCGGCCCACTCTATCATATGCTTGTCATCAAAGGTTACCGAAAAAACGGTGATTTCATCACCAATGACCCCGGCACCAGAAAAGGCGCCGACTATATCTACAAAGCCAGTACGATTATGAACGCCAATCACGATTGGAACGGCGGGAATGTTGATACGGGGAGAAAAGTGATGATTATTGTTGGGTAA
- a CDS encoding cold shock domain-containing protein — protein MIGTIKKKTDKGFGFITSPELGKDLFFHSNSLVDVTFDEIQEGDQVSFDSEESPKGLNAINVKRA, from the coding sequence ATGATCGGTACAATAAAGAAAAAAACTGACAAAGGTTTCGGATTCATCACTTCTCCAGAATTGGGCAAGGATTTATTCTTCCACAGCAATTCTTTGGTTGACGTTACATTTGACGAAATCCAAGAAGGTGACCAAGTTTCTTTTGATTCAGAAGAGTCTCCAAAAGGCTTGAACGCAATCAACGTTAAGCGCGCCTAG
- a CDS encoding NosD domain-containing protein has product MPFEINRSINLRKYFFSLLLSFVFSWLFMQPAFAATLSCNSCATCTSQIAAATSGDTVELTADLTGGTESTCITFDHKDGVILDCQNQIITGPYWDGIPPYFFGIKLLSADNNTIRNCTVSSFYQAIDIEGSSGNTLDNVAAIFSFQNGVHVNRDSSNNMISNSVAQFNGNRGFYIYYNCNNNTIMDSDSANNTVGVNIEYSSGNILDNLTIDDNVYGVGMAYCENNILKNSRINDNSDAGIAIAPADHNSTYARYNTIYNNYFKNTTNVTINDATDSQPNYFNTTLNCSSGQNIISGACIGGNFWTTPTNNGFSDTCTDANSNGVCDLAYTFSAINIDNYPLASALSGDLIAPASPAGLSVM; this is encoded by the coding sequence ATGCCTTTTGAAATAAACCGCTCAATCAATCTGCGCAAATATTTTTTCAGCCTGCTGCTGTCTTTTGTTTTTTCCTGGTTATTTATGCAGCCTGCTTTTGCTGCTACGCTCAGTTGCAACTCCTGCGCCACTTGCACTTCCCAAATTGCAGCCGCCACCAGCGGAGACACTGTCGAACTCACTGCTGATTTGACTGGCGGAACTGAGTCGACCTGCATCACTTTTGATCATAAAGACGGAGTCATCCTTGATTGTCAAAACCAAATCATCACAGGACCATATTGGGACGGCATCCCGCCCTATTTTTTTGGCATCAAGTTGCTTTCGGCCGATAATAACACCATTAGAAATTGCACGGTCAGCAGCTTCTATCAAGCTATCGATATCGAAGGCAGTTCTGGAAATACGCTGGATAATGTGGCGGCAATATTTTCTTTTCAAAATGGCGTCCATGTCAACCGGGACTCTAGTAACAACATGATATCTAATAGCGTAGCGCAGTTTAATGGAAACCGTGGATTCTATATCTACTACAATTGCAATAACAACACAATTATGGATTCCGACTCGGCCAATAACACTGTTGGGGTTAATATTGAATATTCCTCCGGAAATATTCTAGACAATCTCACGATAGACGACAATGTTTATGGTGTTGGAATGGCCTACTGCGAAAACAACATCCTCAAAAATTCACGAATCAATGACAACAGCGACGCAGGGATAGCGATCGCTCCCGCAGATCACAATTCAACCTATGCGAGATATAATACTATATATAACAATTATTTCAAAAATACCACAAACGTAACGATAAATGATGCTACGGATAGCCAGCCGAATTATTTTAACACCACGCTCAATTGCTCCTCTGGTCAAAATATCATCAGCGGCGCATGCATCGGTGGAAATTTCTGGACAACGCCGACTAACAATGGCTTTTCTGATACTTGTACAGATGCCAATAGTAACGGCGTCTGTGACTTAGCTTATACTTTTTCAGCGATTAATATTGACAACTACCCGCTGGCTTCTGCGCTTTCCGGCGACCTCATCGCCCCGGCCTCACCGGCCGGACTTAGTGTGATGTAG
- the murJ gene encoding murein biosynthesis integral membrane protein MurJ: MKRLLRLIPKGSVVLAITSFASYVLGLGRDHFFARTFGAGRALDAYNAAFLFPDLLFNILIAGGIAAAFVPILTELLRKDEKIAKDYVDSVITAATGTMLLSAVIILLFANPISALVAPGFSGEEKLLVAKILHVLAWSPIFFAASNAIGAMLITKRRFLFYGLSPVLYNLGIILGTVFLAPHFGIMGVTYGTLFGAILHLLTRLGDAIWQGFRFRPNYNFRTPEFRKTLRLMLPKMFGHPIELATFWGFTSIASALAPGSVTVISFARNFQSVPISLIGITIATTSFPVLSHAISEKAKEKYWKTLKNSFWAIFSISALSAIVIFFIRRPLIGIFLGGGAFDAEDINRTALALGVFCLSIPTEALVHLLARAFYATKNTTIPVAVSILGIIIAIPGGYFLSHTYGLIALPFAFFLGSAFELIILGILLPRRVGKILD, translated from the coding sequence ATGAAAAGATTATTGCGCCTCATTCCCAAAGGCAGTGTCGTTTTGGCCATTACCTCTTTCGCCTCCTATGTCCTAGGCCTCGGGCGAGACCATTTTTTCGCGCGTACTTTCGGCGCAGGACGCGCCTTGGATGCCTATAACGCCGCTTTTCTTTTTCCTGATTTATTATTCAATATCCTCATTGCTGGAGGGATTGCCGCCGCTTTTGTGCCAATCCTCACCGAACTGTTGCGCAAAGACGAGAAGATCGCCAAGGACTATGTCGATTCCGTCATCACCGCCGCCACCGGAACAATGCTTCTTTCCGCTGTGATTATTTTGCTGTTTGCTAATCCGATCAGCGCGCTTGTTGCTCCCGGTTTTAGCGGCGAGGAAAAATTATTGGTAGCCAAAATCCTCCATGTCTTGGCCTGGTCTCCGATTTTTTTTGCTGCCTCGAACGCTATCGGGGCGATGCTCATCACCAAAAGGCGTTTTTTATTTTATGGACTTTCACCGGTGCTCTATAATTTGGGAATAATTTTGGGGACAGTTTTTCTCGCTCCCCACTTTGGGATTATGGGAGTGACCTATGGCACACTCTTTGGTGCAATCCTTCATCTCCTGACGAGGCTCGGCGATGCCATCTGGCAAGGATTTCGCTTTCGACCGAATTATAATTTTCGCACGCCGGAATTTCGCAAAACCCTGCGCCTTATGCTTCCGAAAATGTTCGGCCATCCGATCGAGCTCGCCACTTTTTGGGGTTTCACCTCCATCGCTTCCGCGCTCGCGCCCGGATCAGTTACAGTCATCAGTTTCGCGCGCAACTTTCAAAGCGTACCGATCAGCCTCATCGGCATCACGATTGCCACCACCAGTTTTCCTGTCCTTTCTCATGCCATCAGCGAAAAAGCTAAAGAGAAATATTGGAAAACACTCAAAAATTCTTTCTGGGCGATTTTTTCTATCAGCGCACTTTCCGCTATTGTCATTTTTTTTATCCGCCGACCGCTCATCGGAATTTTTCTCGGTGGCGGAGCATTTGATGCGGAAGATATTAATCGCACTGCCTTGGCGCTCGGTGTCTTTTGTCTGAGCATCCCGACCGAAGCACTGGTACATCTTTTGGCGCGCGCTTTTTATGCCACAAAAAATACGACCATTCCGGTCGCTGTTAGTATTCTCGGAATCATTATTGCCATCCCCGGCGGATATTTCCTCAGCCACACCTACGGCCTCATCGCCCTCCCCTTCGCCTTTTTCCTCGGCAGTGCGTTTGAACTGATTATCCTAGGAATTCTTCTGCCGCGACGAGTGGGGAAAATTTTGGATTAA